Proteins found in one Vallitalea guaymasensis genomic segment:
- a CDS encoding helix-turn-helix domain-containing protein: MEDKFYTVDQVAEMLKIHPKTVRKYVREGKLRGTKVGKQWRVTGHDLSLFMEGQENLVPENFHEVTHDYSVSDNKSNNTNEKISVSTVIDIVVKNRDELDRISNTLVAVMNSKDPEYGNSTINIQYIEKTHKLRVMLWGTIYFTETLLNCISVLTDNND; this comes from the coding sequence ATGGAAGATAAATTTTATACAGTAGACCAAGTTGCTGAAATGTTGAAGATTCACCCTAAGACAGTTCGAAAATACGTAAGAGAAGGGAAATTAAGAGGTACAAAAGTTGGTAAACAATGGAGGGTTACAGGACATGATTTATCCTTATTTATGGAAGGTCAAGAGAATCTCGTTCCTGAAAACTTCCATGAAGTAACACATGATTATTCTGTTTCAGATAATAAATCCAATAATACTAATGAGAAGATTTCTGTCTCTACAGTAATTGATATTGTAGTTAAGAATAGAGATGAATTAGATAGAATTTCAAATACTCTAGTAGCGGTTATGAATTCAAAAGACCCTGAGTATGGAAATTCAACAATCAACATTCAATATATTGAAAAAACCCATAAATTAAGAGTTATGTTATGGGGAACAATCTATTTTACTGAAACGTTACTAAACTGTATATCTGTATTAACAGATAATAATGATTAA
- a CDS encoding alpha/beta fold hydrolase, translating to MKTNSIYKSDKGKALIINHYDNLIQKWPVDKEIINVNTSFGNTFIIASGDVENKPIILLHGSSTNSVMWMGDVEKLSETYRVYAIDIIGEPGKSDENRPDMNGDHYGKWLDEVIDALNIEKAIIIGNSLGGWMALKYATYKPEKVEKLVLLATSGITNGKMSFMFRVMPLMLLGEKGIDRLNQIVYGNEVIPEEALEFGKLIMKHYRPRMGFLPVLTDQELCKLTMPTLYMGGENDALLPTKKIADRISRVIPKAKIRVLKNTGHVLIDVVDDVVIFLGG from the coding sequence ATGAAAACAAACTCAATCTATAAATCTGATAAAGGAAAGGCTTTGATAATTAATCATTATGATAATCTAATACAAAAGTGGCCAGTAGACAAAGAAATCATCAATGTCAATACAAGTTTTGGTAATACATTTATTATTGCAAGTGGGGATGTAGAAAATAAGCCTATTATTCTACTCCATGGTTCTTCAACAAATTCTGTCATGTGGATGGGAGATGTTGAAAAACTCAGTGAAACTTACAGAGTATATGCGATAGATATAATTGGAGAACCTGGAAAAAGTGATGAGAATAGACCAGATATGAACGGTGACCATTATGGAAAGTGGTTAGACGAGGTCATAGATGCTTTAAATATTGAGAAAGCAATAATTATTGGAAATTCACTTGGAGGCTGGATGGCATTAAAATATGCAACTTATAAGCCAGAAAAAGTTGAAAAGCTTGTTTTATTAGCCACATCAGGCATTACTAACGGTAAGATGTCTTTTATGTTCAGGGTTATGCCATTGATGCTTCTAGGTGAAAAAGGTATTGATAGATTAAATCAAATTGTGTATGGTAATGAAGTCATACCTGAAGAAGCTTTAGAGTTTGGTAAGCTAATCATGAAGCACTATAGACCACGTATGGGATTTTTACCAGTATTGACAGATCAGGAATTATGTAAGTTAACAATGCCTACTCTATACATGGGAGGAGAAAATGATGCATTATTGCCTACTAAGAAAATTGCAGATAGAATTAGTAGGGTTATCCCAAAAGCTAAGATCAGGGTTTTAAAGAATACTGGGCATGTATTGATTGATGTGGTTGATGATGTAGTAATTTTTTTGGGTGGATAG
- a CDS encoding DUF5104 domain-containing protein: protein MRKLKISFILIFNMLVLSSCSLVDIRLKMLNEVDDEAIANARLEEVIEALENQDKDTLKALFSKQALDESNDFDINMNQMFEFFQGEVDSWEKSSGPSASTSNNHGHKTKQINSYYFVNTDKQKYFFLLHDNSVDTDNSDNVGLYLLLIVKAEDREKIYDENQKILYDGDEKISRVGIYLPLK from the coding sequence ATGCGTAAGCTAAAAATTAGTTTTATACTTATATTTAATATGTTAGTTTTAAGTTCATGTTCGTTAGTAGATATAAGACTAAAGATGCTTAATGAAGTTGACGATGAGGCAATAGCAAATGCTAGATTGGAAGAAGTAATTGAGGCTTTAGAAAATCAGGATAAAGATACTTTGAAGGCTCTGTTTTCTAAACAAGCATTAGATGAATCTAATGATTTTGACATTAATATGAATCAAATGTTTGAATTTTTTCAGGGCGAAGTTGATTCATGGGAAAAATCAAGTGGTCCATCTGCGTCTACATCAAATAATCATGGACATAAAACTAAACAGATTAACTCATATTATTTTGTAAATACTGATAAGCAAAAATACTTCTTTTTACTACACGATAACTCTGTTGACACAGATAATTCTGATAATGTTGGTCTTTATCTACTCTTGATAGTAAAAGCAGAAGATAGGGAAAAAATATATGATGAAAACCAAAAAATACTATATGATGGTGATGAAAAGATATCACGCGTTGGAATCTATCTACCGTTGAAATAA